A window of the Emys orbicularis isolate rEmyOrb1 chromosome 1, rEmyOrb1.hap1, whole genome shotgun sequence genome harbors these coding sequences:
- the DESI1 gene encoding desumoylating isopeptidase 1, whose amino-acid sequence MEPPPTLYLVKLYVYDLSKGMARRLSPLMLGKQLDGIWHTSIIVHKDEFFYGSGGISSCAPGGTLLGPPDSVVDLGSTEVTEEIFLEYLSSLGESMFRGESYNLFEHNCNTFSNEVAQFLTGRKIPSYITDLPSEVLSTPFGQALRPLLDSIQIQPPGGNTFRRHNGQS is encoded by the exons ATGGAGCCGCCGCCCACCCTGTACCTGGTGAAGCTCTATGTCTACGACCTGTCCAAGGGCATGGCCCGGCGCCTCAGCCCCCTCATGCTGG GGAAACAGCTGGATGGGATCTG GCACACCTCCATAATTGTCCATAAGGATGAGTTCTTCTATGGCAGTGGTGGGATTTCCAGCTGTGCACCT GGAGGGACGTTGCTCGGGCCCCCAGACTCAGTTGTAGACCTCGGGAGCACAGAAGTTACAGAAGAAATTTTCCTGGAATACTTGTCCTCGCTGGGAGAATCCATGTTCCG AGGAGAGTCTTATAACCTCTTTGAACATAACTGCAACACCTTTAGTAACGAAGTGGCGCAGTTCCTGACAGGAAGAAAGATCCCTTCCTACATTACTGACCTTCCGTCCGAAGTCCTTTCCAC ACCCTTTGGACAAGCTTTGAGGCCTCTCCTGGACTCCATCCAGATCCAGCCACCTGGTGGTAATACCTTCCGCAGACATAATGGACAGAGCTAA